The Brachionichthys hirsutus isolate HB-005 chromosome 3, CSIRO-AGI_Bhir_v1, whole genome shotgun sequence genome has a window encoding:
- the irx2a gene encoding iroquois-class homeodomain protein IRX-2a: MSYPQGYLYQPPGSLALYSCPAYGASALAAPRSEDLARPSSGSAFSPYPGSAAFSASAGAGFSSPLSYATDPATGFPSYMSSPYDAHTTGMAGALSYHPYGSPGYPYQLNDPAYRKNATRDATATLKAWLQEHRKNPYPTKGEKIMLAIITKMTLTQVSTWFANARRRLKKENKMTWAPRNKSEDEDEEDGDGERKEVERSEKTLENSEASADDEGISLHVDILTDHSCSAESDGEKVISRVGELGSDRAGDKCDEDGDDQKRDPRTPLSPKPVTSSPLTGAEAPILRHHHHLHHLHHLHSQREDLERTLASSNNKSASCLDSRPSSGPPQNPVKPKLWSLAEIATSDQKQQHQQQQLGQAGQPNCPSSSGGLFTPPTPPPASPAAISPSLYPVPSILGRSIYYTPPFYSNYTNYGNFSPLQGQGILRYTNSSGVSLAAAAAAAAAAAANEGLSAAHQALEASANAKNRPDSPPLVKNNPNQIVVVDQHFRPASLEAKKGT, from the exons ATGTCCTATCCTCAGGGTTACCTCTACCAGCCCCCGGGCTCGCTGGCTCTTTATTCGTGTCCGGCTTACGGGGCCTCGGCTCTGGCTGCCCCGCGGAGCGAGGACTTGGCGAGGCCGTCATCTGGCTCTGCCTTCAGCCCTTATCCTGGATCGGCTGCTTTCTCCGCCTCGGCTGGTGCAGGCTTCTCCAGTCCGCTGTCATACGCCACCGATCCAGCCACGGGATTTCCATCCTACATG AGTTCTCCATATGACGCGCACACCACGGGCATGGCCGGGGCATTGAGTTACCATCCATACGGTAGCCCCGGGTACCCCTACCAACTCAACGACCCGGCTTACCGCAAAAACGCCACAAGAGACGCGACGGCCACCCTGAAGGCCTGGCTGCAGGAGCACAGGAAGAACCCGTACCCGACCAAAGGGGAGAAGATCATGCTGGCCATTATCACTAAGATGACCCTGACGCAGGTCTCCACATGGTTCGCAAATGCCAGAAGGAGGCTCAAGAAGGAGAACAAGATGACCTGGGCGCCCAGGAATAAgagcgaggacgaggacgaggaagacggggacggggagaggaaggaggtggaGCGCTCTGAAAAAACCCTGGAGAACAGCGAGGCTTCAGCGGATGATGAAG GTATCAGCTTGCACGTTGACATTCTTACGGATCACTCCTGCTCGGCGGAGTCTGATGGGGAGAAGGTGATCAGCCGTGTGGGAGAACTGGGCTCCGACCGGGCCGGCGACAAATGCGACGAGGACGGGGACGACCAGAAGCGCGACCCGCGGACTCCGCTCTCGCCCAAACCCGTCACCTCATCGCCCCTAACCGGAGCAGAAGCGCCCATTctccgccaccaccaccacctccatcacctccaccacctccacagTCAGCGCGAGGATTTGGAGCGGACTCTCGCAAGTAGTAACAATAAATCGGCGTCATGCCTTGACAGCAGACCTTCCTCTGGGCCGCCTCAGAACCCAGTCAAACCCAAACTGTGGTCGCTGGCGGAGATTGCTACCTCGGACCAAAAGCAGCAACATCAGCAACAGCAACTGGGGCAAGCTGGACAGCCGAATTGCCCCTCCTCTAGCGGTGGTCTCTTTACTCCCCCCACGcctccccccgcctcccctGCTGCCATTTCCCCCTCCCTTTATCCGGTTCCCTCCATCCTTGGAAGATCTATTTATTACACGCCTCCCTTTTATAGCAATTACACAAACTATGGCAACTTCAGCCCCCTGCAGGGCCAAGGGATCCTGCGGTACACTAATTCATCCGGAGTGAGTCTGGCTGCcgcagcagccgccgccgcagccGCTGCTGCAAACGAGGGTCTCAGCGCTGCGCACCAGGCTCTGGAGGCGAGCGCAAACGCCAAGAACAGGCCAGACTCGCCTCCTCTCGTTAAAAATAATCCCAACCAGATTGTTGTTGTCGATCAGCATTTCAGACCCGCAAGTTTAGAAGCAAAGAAGGGAACGTAA